Proteins encoded by one window of Ulvibacter sp. MAR_2010_11:
- a CDS encoding nucleoside triphosphate pyrophosphohydrolase family protein — translation MKNKIAAVREFHDAFKLGSRETPKADLGEPKNLLRYKLMREENEEYLEAANNNDLVEVADALGDMLYILCGTIIEHGMQHKIEEVFTEIQRSNMSKLGADGKPIYREDGKVLKGPNYFKPNIQAILDK, via the coding sequence ATGAAAAACAAAATTGCGGCTGTTAGAGAATTTCACGATGCCTTCAAATTGGGAAGCAGAGAGACGCCCAAGGCCGACCTGGGTGAACCAAAAAATTTGTTGCGATACAAGTTAATGAGGGAGGAAAATGAAGAATATCTTGAGGCCGCTAATAACAACGATCTTGTGGAAGTTGCCGATGCTTTGGGCGATATGTTGTATATTTTGTGTGGAACAATTATTGAGCACGGCATGCAGCACAAAATTGAAGAAGTCTTTACTGAAATTCAGCGCAGTAATATGAGTAAGTTGGGTGCCGACGGAAAACCAATCTACAGAGAAGACGGCAAGGTATTAAAAGGCCCAAATTATTTTAAACCCAACATTCAGGCAATCCTCGATAAATAA